The proteins below come from a single Triticum aestivum cultivar Chinese Spring chromosome 5D, IWGSC CS RefSeq v2.1, whole genome shotgun sequence genomic window:
- the LOC123122613 gene encoding noroxomaritidine synthase 1-like, translating to MVPMDSEGTTCLYINEAIAMSLAFAPYIQVSSPPHTALAIIMSLISTALVLLVPLGLYLYMWSSTRSRSNDPASVLPTKWPILGMLPGLVANICNFHEYSYALLAGSGLNFNGDGPPGAGMRFFITCDPANIQHIFTTNYSNFPKGAEFAAIFDIMAGGFFTIDGELWRLRRMKFVGVISSPRFADRVAAHCHDKVKDHLLPLLARMASTSTSFDMQEVMARLMFDITAMTVFGVDPGFLSLDMPPIDASLAMDTVMEVGFLRHTMPASLWKTLRWLNIGPERRLHEANRVLRRFVVDTMERRKNNRGQDEDEEVVGDILSLYINDPDYADDDLLCGTLISFMLAGRDTIGTTLPWIFYSLAQNPNVVSIIRNELSPILSHKVARGMGATVIFEPEETKSLVYLRATLYETLRLYPPAHMERKTVVADDTMPSGHEVYAGDAIYISLYSMGRMESLWGKDCLDFNPDRWLLGDSNKLKYVPSNKFLAFNSGPRMCPGKEIAVVQMKTIIAAVVWNFDLELVEGQSIQPKLSCLLQMKNGLMMKLKKREA from the coding sequence ATGGTACCAATGGACTCAGAGGGAACAACTTGTCTATATATAAATGAAGCCATCGCCATGTCCCTTGCATTTGCACCTTACATCCAAGTAAGTAGTCCTCCCCACACCGCACTAGCGATAATTATGTCACTCATCTCCACAGCACTTGTGCTACTTGTTCCCCTAGGTCTTTACTTGTACATGTGGTCCAGTACTCGTAGTAGATCAAATGACCCAGCATCGGTGCTCCCCACAAAATGGCCGATACTAGGCATGCTCCCTGGTCTCGTggccaacatctgcaacttccatgAGTACAGCTATGCGCTCCTCGCCGGATCAGGCCTCAACTTCAATGGGGACGGCCCGCCTGGGGCCGGGATGCGGTTCTTCATCACCTGCGACCCTGCCAACATCCAGCACATCTTCACGACCAACTACTCCAACTTCCCCAAGGGCGCCGAATTCGCCGCCATATTCGACATCATGGCTGGTGGCTTCTTCACCATCGATGGCGAGCTGTGGCGCTTGCGCCGCATGAAGTTCGTGGGCGTGATCAGCAGCCCACGGTTTGCTGACCGTGTGGCAGCTCATTGCCATGACAAGGTGAAGGACCACCTCCTCCCGTTGCTTGCCCGCATGGCGAGCACCAGCACTTCGTTCGACATGCAAGAAGTAATGGCGAGGTTAATGTTTGACATCACCGCCATGACAGTCTTTGGCGTTGACCCTGGCTTCCTGTCCTTGGACATGCCTCCGATTGACGCCTCCCTTGCCATGGACACGGTCATGGAGGTGGGATTTCTCCGACACACCATGCCGGCCTCTTTGTGGAAGACATTGAGGTGGCTAAATATTGGTCCCGAGAGAAGGCTCCACGAAGCGAACAGAGTGCTCCGCAGGTTTGTCGTGGATACGATGGAGAGGAGGAAGAACAACAGAGGCCAAGATGAGGATGAAGAGGTTGTGGGGGATATTTTATCTCTCTACATCAATGACCCAGACTACGCTGACGATGACTTGCTCTGTGGGACACTCATTAGCTTCATGCTCGCTGGGAGGGACACAATCGGCACGACCCTGCCATGGATATTCTACAGCCTCGCCCAGAACCCTAACGTTGTGTCAATCATCCGCAATGAACTCTCACCTATTCTATCGCACAAAGTAGCCCGCGGCATGGGTGCCACGGTCATCTTTGAGCCGGAGGAGACCAAATCTCTGGTCTATCTAAGAGCCACCTTGTACGAGACTCTCAGGCTATACCCACCAGCGCATATGGAGCGCAAGACGGTGGTtgccgatgataccatgccaagtggcCATGAGGTGTATGCCGGTGATGCCATCTACATCTCTCTCTACTCCATGGGAAGAATGGAGAGCTTGTGGGGTAAAGACTGCCTCGACTTTAACCCAGACAGATGGCTCCTGGGGGATAGCAACAAGCTCAAGTATGTGCCGTCTAACAAGTTCTTGGCCTTCAACTCAGGCCCAAGGATGTGCCCAGGCAAGGAAATCGCAGTTGTGCAGATGAAGACCATCATCGCCGCAGTCGTGTGGAACTTTGACCTGGAGCTGGTGGAAGGCCAGAGCATCCAACCCAAGCTATCTTGTTTACTGCAGATGAAAAATGGGCTCATGATGAAGCTGAAGAAACGAGAAGCGTAG